The region TTGTCTCCAGTGCGGTCTTTGTGTTGCCGCATGTCCAACCGAGACGTTCAACACGCGTCGTCACACTTCTCGCATGCTGTATGACCAGGTGGCTCGTGCAGCTTCGGCATACGAGCAGTGCTACATTACCTGCACACGTGCGCTGGGGAGAAAACCTGAGGGCAACGAGATTTGTCTGCCCTGCGTGGGTATGCTCTCCGCTGATATCTGGTTCTCGATCCTTACAGACTTTGACAACGTAAGTGTTTACCTGCCTCTAGGCGTTTGTGACCGCTGCCGCACTACCACTGGCGAGGAAGCATATTCTGAAGCCATCGCCACTGCTGAGGAGTGGACGGGCGCCACGGTTGGCCTTGAGGTCGACGGCAACAACCTCAACCACAATTTCACGCGCGCCTATATTCGTTCGCAGTTTATTTCTAACGCAATGAACGGTGCTGAACGCCTGGTATCTGCATCAACGCCTGTTCTTGCGGGTGCCAAGGCAATCGCTGACCGCATTAACACTCATGCTCGCTCTTTAGATAAACTTCAGACGCAGCTTGATGACGTGATGGGCCTGCGTACTACTGATATGAGGCAGTCTATGCTTACGCAGGATCGCCGTTTGGTTATGGGCGCGCTCCAGCACGATCCAGACCTTGCTCCTTACGTTAAACTTAAGGCTCCTATTTGGGATTCCAGCAAATGTACGGTTTGTGGCGACTGTAAAAATACTTGCACTACCCATGCAATTGATATTGATGAACGCGGTAAGCTGACCATCAAAATGCCGTTCTGTGTTAACTGTGGTGCCTGTGAAATTGTCTGTCCGGAGCCTGGAGCACTTACGATGGTACCGATGAATACCTCTGAGCTGGTCGTTCGCGATCGCAAGGCTGAGGAGACCGAGCGTCTTGAGGCTTTGGCTCGTCGTAAGGCTCGCTTTATTTTTGACACTGGCAAGGAACAGCTCAAACATCTGACAGACTCGCTTGCTGAGGACTCAGATGCGGATCACGCCGCAAACTCCAGTGTAGACCCTGCAGAGGACCCTGCGAAGAATTTAGGCGACGCCGCACAACAGTTGCCAAAAGAGGATAATAGGGAGTAGCAAGCACACACAGCACAACGCTTCTAGCTCCACGTTTTTCTCGCGAGAAACACAAGTAACCGTAACCGTCCACCGACAATAAGAGGACTCACATGTCGCTTTCAATTGGTATCGTTGGTCTGCCAAACGTTGGTAAATCTACGCTGTTCACCGCACTGACCCGCAAAGGTGGTCTGGCTGCAAACTATCCGTTTGCTACCATCGACCCTAATGTGGGAATTGTTGACGTGCCCGACGCAAGGCTCCAGAAACTGGCCGAGATTGTTAATCCTGGTCGTATTATGCCTGCAACCGTTGAATTTGTGGACATCGCTGGCCTGGTCAAAGGTGCAAACGAAGGCGAAGGCCTGGGCAATCAGTTCTTAGCAAACATTCGCAACACCGATGCTATCTGCGAGGTTGTTCGCTACTTCAAAGACCCTGATGTCATTCACGTCGAGGGCCGCGTCAATCCTGACGAGGACGTGGACATCATCCAGACGGAACTTATCCTCGCTGACCTGGGAACTATTGAGCGTGCTCTGCCTAAACTGGAGAAAGAGGCCAAGCGCGATAAGGACCTCCAACCCAAGCTCAACGTG is a window of Lancefieldella parvula DSM 20469 DNA encoding:
- a CDS encoding 4Fe-4S dicluster domain-containing protein; this translates as MAQNHNEDRDFLDDLIDIQDSLRVLSNPLDALMGSLSVDPNTDKPFEPMDYKEIPWSNANRCLRCASGKPEACSRCLDVCPANCIDIHNQSVRIDDEACLQCGLCVAACPTETFNTRRHTSRMLYDQVARAASAYEQCYITCTRALGRKPEGNEICLPCVGMLSADIWFSILTDFDNVSVYLPLGVCDRCRTTTGEEAYSEAIATAEEWTGATVGLEVDGNNLNHNFTRAYIRSQFISNAMNGAERLVSASTPVLAGAKAIADRINTHARSLDKLQTQLDDVMGLRTTDMRQSMLTQDRRLVMGALQHDPDLAPYVKLKAPIWDSSKCTVCGDCKNTCTTHAIDIDERGKLTIKMPFCVNCGACEIVCPEPGALTMVPMNTSELVVRDRKAEETERLEALARRKARFIFDTGKEQLKHLTDSLAEDSDADHAANSSVDPAEDPAKNLGDAAQQLPKEDNRE